The Syngnathus typhle isolate RoL2023-S1 ecotype Sweden linkage group LG6, RoL_Styp_1.0, whole genome shotgun sequence genome has a window encoding:
- the LOC133155685 gene encoding lamin-B2-like, which translates to MSASKKRKRPKDSEGLSSGGCNVPRPKIAQQVTVDEQQVTLDEVDSYGKYVRLRNTVDEDQNLGNWQVKLQIGSSAPIVFKFAAEFILKAHESVTIWAADAGRNHNPPSDLVWETQSNWGPVGQVHFTLINANGEEIRMSKATGARLEDDDGNSTSTMG; encoded by the exons atgtcggccagcaaaaagaggaaacgtccgaaggacagcgagggtttgagctcgggcggatgcaatgtgcctcgtcctaaaatcgcccagcaggtcactgtggatgagcagcaggtcactctggatgaggtggactcgtacggcaaatatgtcagactccgcaatacagttgatgag gatcagaatttggggaactggcaggtgaagctccagattggatcttctgctcccattgtattcaagtttgccgcagaattcatcctgaaggcccacgagagtgtcacg atctgggcggctgacgctggccgaaaccacaatcctccctctgatctagtctgggagacacagtccaactggggacccgtaggccaggtccactttaccttgatcaacgccaacggagag gaaataaggatgagcaaagccactggcgcacgtttggaagatgatgatggaaattccacttccaccatgggatag